In the genome of Blastopirellula marina, one region contains:
- a CDS encoding PP2C family protein-serine/threonine phosphatase → MAKSMPRQIPDYLRVHREESPVSETEKQEAYPGLTQISQAMADLTGFRLALREERSSNKGKRMSQHHVTRGGKTARIELHAAAEQAPKAKDKDDAVVLESLGGVAGGLEFLLAEIDRLRVTLRKQEAELATHIPVIANPSVEHVADRLETALASAVEVTGADAAGLYVLDDATSQLKLRATHNLPEGRLLDPPRPLEGSLADLEALSGNAVVLEDTKLLPHWPCPEDAPSAVCIPISTSTTPLGTMWVFSQTSRDFTQRETNLLEIIAGKIAVDLERDQLISERRTTQKLVRQKNQIADRQKAQLPNVKPLVDGWDVSAWTQQGNEMGGDFHDWAVIEDGKLAIFVGDAMDDNFDAVMTSTSLATAVKANCRIAHTAEMMLDRVNRTFWEASAGDHFASLAYAIFDPMLGTMEAGSCGHVQGFAFKHNSVKPLWNPSWPLGSGPEIEPQLATAMLQPGETLALFSSGLSETLQELDGQNWQAKFCDLVVRHMDLPTDRIMRAVQERLNSVTSGIHADKTLVLVKRKNDH, encoded by the coding sequence GTGGCCAAATCTATGCCCCGACAGATTCCCGATTATTTGCGAGTCCATCGCGAAGAGTCCCCTGTTAGCGAAACCGAGAAGCAGGAAGCCTATCCTGGGCTGACACAAATCTCCCAGGCCATGGCCGACTTAACGGGCTTTCGCTTGGCGCTTCGCGAAGAACGTTCATCGAACAAGGGGAAGCGGATGTCACAGCATCACGTGACACGGGGCGGCAAAACCGCACGCATCGAATTGCACGCGGCCGCCGAACAGGCACCGAAAGCTAAAGACAAAGACGATGCCGTCGTACTGGAAAGCCTTGGTGGTGTCGCCGGTGGGCTTGAATTTCTGTTGGCCGAAATCGACCGTTTACGAGTCACGCTCCGCAAGCAAGAAGCGGAACTGGCCACGCACATTCCAGTCATTGCGAATCCATCCGTAGAGCATGTGGCCGATCGTCTCGAGACCGCCCTGGCCTCGGCCGTCGAAGTCACTGGTGCTGACGCCGCGGGGCTTTATGTCCTGGACGACGCAACCAGCCAATTAAAACTTCGGGCGACGCACAACCTGCCAGAAGGACGTTTACTCGATCCTCCACGTCCCTTGGAAGGTAGCTTAGCAGACCTGGAAGCGTTGTCGGGCAACGCCGTTGTACTGGAAGATACCAAGCTGCTACCGCACTGGCCTTGTCCAGAAGATGCCCCATCGGCCGTATGCATTCCGATTTCCACCTCAACAACACCGCTGGGCACGATGTGGGTTTTTTCCCAGACTTCGCGTGACTTCACCCAACGCGAAACCAACCTGCTGGAAATCATCGCTGGCAAAATTGCAGTCGACCTCGAACGAGATCAACTCATCTCCGAACGCCGTACGACGCAGAAGTTGGTTCGCCAAAAGAACCAGATTGCCGATCGTCAAAAGGCTCAGCTTCCGAATGTGAAGCCGCTGGTCGACGGCTGGGATGTTTCGGCCTGGACTCAGCAAGGTAACGAAATGGGAGGAGACTTCCATGACTGGGCGGTGATCGAAGATGGCAAGTTGGCGATTTTCGTGGGCGATGCCATGGACGATAACTTCGATGCCGTGATGACATCGACGAGCCTGGCTACCGCCGTCAAAGCCAACTGCCGGATCGCACATACCGCCGAGATGATGCTCGACCGCGTGAACCGCACCTTCTGGGAAGCCTCGGCAGGCGATCACTTTGCCTCGTTAGCCTACGCAATTTTCGATCCGATGCTCGGCACAATGGAAGCCGGATCGTGTGGTCACGTGCAAGGCTTCGCCTTCAAACACAATTCGGTGAAACCGCTTTGGAATCCTTCGTGGCCGCTAGGAAGTGGCCCTGAGATAGAACCGCAGCTGGCCACGGCGATGCTACAACCTGGGGAAACGTTGGCTTTATTCTCGTCAGGCCTTTCAGAAACGCTACAGGAACTGGACGGCCAGAACTGGCAGGCCAAATTCTGCGATCTGGTGGTTCGGCACATGGATTTGCCAACCGACCGGATCATGCGGGCCGTGCAGGAACGCCTAAATTCGGTAACGAGCGGGATTCATGCGGACAAAACACTCGTTCTCGTGAAACGGAAAAACGATCACTGA
- a CDS encoding NAD(P)(+) transhydrogenase (Re/Si-specific) subunit beta codes for MLDSHIIVNLAYLVAAVLFIVGLKMMAHPRSAVRGNLISSVAMLLSVLVTAYLIIANGNASWPGWLMIGIGLAIGGAIGATMAIKVEMTQMPQLVALFNGLGGGASVFVAGAELVGMTDATATPDVKLATGLSGLIGTVTFWGSLVAFGKLQEIDLFERPLPIAYPQAINGLIAVAAILMLIVMTTAGVGWPYLAIFVLATILGFTLVMPIGGADMPVVIALLNSYSGLAAAATGFVIDNNVLIISGSLVGASGVILTQIMCKAMNRSLVNVLFGTMQASSGPAGSDEEIYANVRSTSAEDIAMILDTAQRVVFVPGYGLAVAQAQHAVRDLANLLRDKGIEIEYAIHPVAGRMPGHMNVLLAEADVPYDQLKEMDEINPTMGQVDVAIVIGANDVVNPLANTDPNSPISGMPIIEVDKARTVIVIKRSLSPGFAKIPNPLFAAENTLMFFSDGKKAVLDIVNAVKEM; via the coding sequence GTGCTCGACTCCCATATCATCGTCAACCTTGCGTATCTAGTCGCTGCGGTTCTGTTCATTGTCGGCCTCAAGATGATGGCCCATCCGCGTAGTGCCGTGCGCGGTAACTTGATCAGCAGCGTCGCCATGTTGCTGTCCGTTTTGGTCACTGCCTATTTGATTATCGCCAACGGCAACGCAAGTTGGCCTGGCTGGCTCATGATCGGCATCGGCCTGGCGATCGGAGGTGCGATCGGCGCCACCATGGCAATCAAAGTCGAGATGACGCAAATGCCGCAACTGGTTGCCTTGTTTAATGGTCTCGGGGGTGGTGCGTCTGTATTCGTTGCCGGAGCGGAACTGGTAGGCATGACCGATGCGACTGCAACACCTGATGTGAAGCTGGCGACGGGGCTCTCTGGCTTGATCGGCACCGTTACCTTCTGGGGATCGTTGGTTGCGTTTGGAAAGCTACAGGAAATCGACCTCTTCGAGCGGCCATTGCCCATTGCTTATCCTCAAGCGATCAATGGCCTGATCGCGGTCGCTGCGATCCTCATGTTGATCGTAATGACCACGGCCGGGGTTGGCTGGCCCTATCTGGCGATCTTTGTGCTGGCCACAATCCTTGGATTTACCCTGGTAATGCCAATCGGTGGGGCGGATATGCCGGTGGTGATTGCCCTGCTTAACAGCTATTCCGGTCTCGCGGCAGCCGCAACCGGTTTTGTGATCGACAACAACGTGCTGATTATTTCTGGCTCGCTGGTGGGGGCCTCGGGAGTCATCCTGACGCAAATCATGTGCAAAGCGATGAATCGCTCGCTGGTCAACGTTTTGTTCGGCACCATGCAGGCAAGCAGCGGCCCAGCCGGTTCCGACGAGGAAATCTACGCGAATGTCCGGTCCACATCGGCAGAAGACATCGCAATGATTCTCGATACGGCGCAACGTGTTGTCTTTGTTCCTGGCTATGGACTTGCTGTCGCTCAGGCCCAGCACGCCGTACGTGACTTGGCCAACCTTCTGCGAGATAAAGGAATTGAAATCGAGTACGCCATTCACCCGGTTGCTGGACGAATGCCGGGGCATATGAACGTGTTGCTGGCCGAAGCGGATGTTCCGTACGATCAGCTCAAGGAAATGGATGAAATCAACCCAACCATGGGCCAAGTCGATGTGGCCATCGTGATTGGTGCCAATGATGTGGTAAACCCATTGGCTAACACCGATCCCAACAGCCCCATCTCGGGCATGCCAATCATCGAAGTCGATAAGGCACGCACCGTGATCGTGATCAAACGGAGCCTTAGTCCAGGTTTCGCGAAAATACCTAACCCGCTATTCGCTGCCGAGAATACACTGATGTTCTTCTCTGATGGCAAGAAAGCGGTACTCGATATTGTGAACGCCGTGAAAGAGATGTAG
- a CDS encoding NAD(P) transhydrogenase subunit alpha: MASDSAPQKYTKWTALVASLTIFVLAVFVGFEIITKVPPTLHTPLMSGSNAISGISIVGALLATALGENWFASMLGFLAIILATVNVVGGYMVTNRMLSMFKPKR; this comes from the coding sequence ATGGCAAGTGACTCTGCGCCACAGAAATACACCAAGTGGACCGCGTTAGTAGCAAGTCTCACGATCTTCGTCCTGGCAGTTTTCGTCGGATTTGAAATCATCACCAAAGTCCCCCCGACGCTGCATACGCCACTGATGTCTGGCTCGAATGCGATCTCAGGGATCTCGATCGTCGGGGCATTGTTGGCGACTGCATTGGGGGAAAACTGGTTCGCTTCGATGTTAGGTTTTCTCGCGATTATCCTTGCCACCGTCAACGTGGTCGGAGGTTACATGGTCACCAATCGGATGCTGTCGATGTTTAAACCGAAGCGGTAA
- a CDS encoding NAD(P) transhydrogenase subunit alpha: MIVGVVRENFPGEKRVALVPASIPNLAKVGATVLIEKGAGTAAGFPDQFYLEKGAQLVESRQEAFERSDILFQVRGYGTNPEAGKQDLQWMKPDQIVVGMWDPLGNLAALQEVADRKVNLFALEMIPRITRAQSMDVLSSQATIAGYRSVLLAAVNLPKMYPLLMTAAGTLSPAKVFVIGAGVAGLQAIATAKRLGAVVTAYDVRPEATEQIESLGAKSAQFQLAATEAQDKGGYAKDLGEEFYQKQREYMGEVCSENDVVITTAAIPGRKSPLLITTEGIKRMAPGSIAIDLAAERGGNIEPSLADERVDLDGITIFGPTNLPAEIPNHASQMFSNNITKFLLNMVKDKQLHVNMDDEIVAGTIAAQGGEIVNARLRSMMDLPPLSPSPGDNPSEDKQEKSTDA, translated from the coding sequence ATGATTGTTGGCGTCGTGCGCGAAAACTTCCCCGGCGAAAAACGGGTTGCCTTGGTGCCCGCCTCAATTCCGAACTTGGCCAAGGTTGGAGCGACCGTTCTCATTGAGAAGGGAGCAGGGACCGCTGCGGGCTTCCCTGACCAGTTCTACCTTGAAAAAGGGGCTCAATTGGTCGAGTCTCGTCAGGAAGCGTTCGAGAGATCCGACATCTTATTTCAAGTTCGCGGCTACGGAACCAATCCGGAGGCAGGCAAGCAAGATCTCCAATGGATGAAGCCGGACCAAATTGTGGTAGGGATGTGGGATCCGCTCGGTAACCTAGCAGCCTTGCAGGAAGTAGCCGATCGGAAGGTGAACCTCTTTGCGTTAGAGATGATCCCGCGAATCACGCGTGCCCAAAGCATGGACGTCCTATCATCTCAAGCAACAATCGCCGGCTATCGCTCGGTCCTTCTAGCCGCGGTGAATTTGCCAAAGATGTACCCGCTGTTGATGACCGCTGCGGGAACGCTTTCGCCGGCCAAAGTCTTTGTGATTGGAGCTGGGGTTGCTGGTCTGCAAGCGATTGCGACTGCCAAGCGGCTAGGCGCCGTGGTCACCGCATATGATGTTCGCCCGGAAGCGACGGAGCAAATTGAAAGCCTCGGGGCCAAATCGGCTCAATTTCAGCTCGCGGCAACCGAGGCGCAGGACAAAGGGGGCTACGCCAAAGATCTCGGCGAAGAGTTCTACCAGAAACAACGCGAATACATGGGCGAAGTCTGCTCTGAAAATGACGTCGTCATTACCACGGCTGCGATTCCTGGGCGTAAGTCACCTCTGCTGATCACTACCGAAGGCATCAAACGGATGGCCCCGGGAAGTATCGCTATCGATCTCGCTGCCGAACGAGGTGGAAATATCGAACCCAGCTTGGCGGACGAACGGGTCGACTTAGACGGCATCACGATTTTTGGTCCGACGAATCTTCCGGCCGAAATCCCTAATCACGCCAGTCAGATGTTCTCCAACAACATCACAAAGTTTCTGTTGAACATGGTGAAAGATAAGCAGCTTCACGTGAACATGGACGACGAAATCGTGGCTGGCACCATCGCCGCCCAGGGAGGTGAAATTGTCAATGCTCGACTCCGCAGCATGATGGACTTGCCTCCCCTCTCCCCTTCCCCAGGCGATAACCCCAGCGAAGACAAACAGGAGAAATCGACGGATGCGTAA
- the rplM gene encoding 50S ribosomal protein L13, producing MTTKTFSAKPGQVEQKWWLVDGEDQIVGRLASDIAVRLMGKHRPTYTPHVDTGDFVIVVNAEKVKFSGTKWEQKRYTWYTGYTRQRSESAAERLESHPDEILREAVRRMLPKNKLATKMLNKLKIFVGPDHTHQAQNPEKLEGLGQVRQKKRD from the coding sequence ATGACGACCAAAACTTTCTCAGCCAAACCTGGACAAGTCGAGCAGAAATGGTGGCTCGTCGACGGCGAAGATCAAATCGTCGGGCGTTTGGCCAGCGACATCGCCGTGCGTCTGATGGGCAAGCATCGCCCCACCTACACCCCGCACGTCGACACCGGCGACTTCGTCATTGTCGTCAACGCCGAAAAGGTGAAGTTCAGCGGCACGAAATGGGAACAGAAGCGTTACACCTGGTACACCGGTTATACGCGTCAGCGGAGCGAATCGGCCGCGGAACGTTTGGAATCGCATCCAGACGAAATTCTGCGTGAAGCCGTTCGCCGCATGCTTCCTAAAAACAAGCTTGCCACGAAGATGCTTAATAAGCTGAAGATCTTCGTTGGTCCCGATCACACTCATCAGGCCCAAAATCCAGAAAAGCTGGAAGGCCTGGGACAGGTTCGCCAGAAGAAACGTGACTAG
- the rpsI gene encoding 30S ribosomal protein S9 → MSTADPQSEDVQEEVAVETTTTTEVAEPAPVKHVKKTDPKTGEHLGTGRRKSSVARVRIKPGSGKIAINDRELSEYFPHEQDQNAVMAPLRDSGYDSKVDVRILVTGGGPTGQSGACRMGLGRALLSMDPEVGHQLKDNGHLTRDSRMKERKKYGLHGARRGTQFSKR, encoded by the coding sequence ATGTCGACTGCGGATCCTCAAAGCGAAGACGTGCAAGAAGAAGTTGCCGTAGAAACTACCACTACCACGGAAGTGGCTGAGCCGGCGCCGGTTAAGCACGTTAAGAAGACCGACCCTAAAACGGGTGAACATCTGGGCACTGGACGCCGTAAGTCGAGCGTCGCTCGTGTCCGAATCAAGCCAGGTTCCGGTAAGATTGCGATCAACGATCGTGAACTGAGCGAGTACTTTCCGCACGAGCAGGACCAGAACGCTGTCATGGCTCCGCTTCGCGATAGCGGATACGACAGCAAGGTCGATGTCCGTATTCTGGTCACCGGTGGTGGTCCAACCGGACAGTCGGGTGCCTGCCGGATGGGCTTGGGTCGTGCCTTGCTGAGCATGGATCCTGAAGTTGGTCACCAGTTGAAAGACAACGGTCACCTGACCCGCGATAGCCGTATGAAGGAACGTAAGAAGTACGGTCTGCACGGTGCCCGTCGCGGTACACAGTTCTCGAAGCGTTAA
- a CDS encoding ATP-binding protein codes for MNWDDILGHDRIREMFATALSKNRLASTFLFVGPASIGKRKFALMLAKTLLCQNVPPYHMRPCGNCEDCKQVDALTHPDLLTVSRPKDKTRIPVELLIGDGQHRMEAGLCHDIAMRPFRGQRKVAILDDADDLNQEGANCLLKTLEEPPADSVIILISQSEQRQLPTIRSRCQILRFAPLSDDIVKKLLLELEWVADEAAAEKLAKQSKGSLARADQLRDEGLQGIAEVVLSSLAKRDFHSVQLAKDVADYLQKMGDDAPKKREALSHLIELAADYYRNQLVPLAQAATLDASQDPALRAAVMAIPAGLDGAAACLQRCAEAEIQLDANANIATLVESWLDDLAMAARLGYIETF; via the coding sequence ATGAATTGGGACGACATTCTGGGGCACGATCGAATCCGTGAAATGTTCGCTACCGCCCTCAGCAAGAATCGTCTGGCGAGTACGTTTTTGTTTGTTGGCCCCGCTTCGATCGGCAAACGAAAATTCGCCCTCATGCTGGCCAAAACGCTTCTTTGCCAAAACGTCCCGCCGTATCACATGCGTCCTTGCGGTAACTGTGAAGATTGCAAACAGGTCGACGCCCTGACGCACCCCGACTTGCTCACCGTTTCTCGCCCCAAAGATAAAACCCGAATTCCTGTCGAACTGCTGATTGGCGATGGACAACATCGCATGGAGGCAGGTCTCTGCCACGATATTGCGATGCGTCCGTTCCGTGGTCAGCGTAAGGTCGCCATCCTGGATGATGCGGACGACCTAAATCAGGAAGGGGCGAACTGCCTGCTGAAAACGCTGGAAGAACCACCCGCGGACAGCGTGATCATCTTGATTAGCCAGAGCGAACAGCGACAGCTTCCAACCATTCGCTCTCGCTGCCAGATCCTACGATTCGCCCCGCTGTCGGACGATATCGTGAAGAAGCTACTCCTCGAACTGGAATGGGTCGCTGATGAAGCAGCAGCGGAAAAACTGGCCAAGCAAAGCAAAGGAAGTCTGGCTCGTGCCGATCAACTTCGCGATGAAGGCCTGCAGGGTATCGCGGAGGTCGTACTAAGCAGCCTGGCCAAACGCGACTTTCATAGTGTTCAGCTCGCCAAAGACGTCGCAGACTATCTTCAAAAAATGGGAGACGATGCCCCGAAGAAACGCGAGGCATTATCTCACCTGATCGAGCTGGCCGCCGACTACTATCGAAATCAGTTGGTTCCTTTGGCGCAGGCCGCCACACTGGACGCCTCGCAAGACCCCGCCCTCCGTGCAGCCGTCATGGCAATTCCTGCCGGCCTCGATGGAGCCGCTGCTTGTCTGCAACGATGTGCGGAAGCCGAAATCCAGCTGGACGCCAACGCGAATATCGCCACCCTGGTCGAAAGCTGGTTGGATGACTTGGCCATGGCTGCTCGACTTGGCTATATCGAGACCTTCTAA
- the tmk gene encoding dTMP kinase → MTNSNAVRPLFLSFDGIDGAGKSTQRDLLTEWLSEQGHDVVLCRDPGTTEAGERVRDLLLHRKELDLHPRTEMLLYMAARAQLVDDVVRPAIAAGKTVLCDRYLLANIAYQGYASGLDLEDVRGVGKVAVDHVMPDLTILLDLPEDVAFPRLGKNLDRMEAKGVAFMHRVREGFLKEAEVYPHVAVVDAAQPIETIQTAIREAVIQRLEEMAR, encoded by the coding sequence ATGACCAATTCCAACGCAGTTCGCCCATTATTCCTTTCGTTCGATGGAATCGATGGGGCTGGTAAATCGACGCAACGTGACTTGCTGACCGAATGGCTCAGCGAGCAAGGGCACGATGTGGTCTTATGTCGCGACCCTGGCACCACCGAAGCCGGAGAACGCGTGCGAGATTTGCTACTGCATCGTAAAGAACTCGATCTTCATCCACGCACCGAAATGCTGCTGTATATGGCAGCTCGAGCACAACTAGTGGACGACGTCGTTCGTCCGGCAATTGCAGCCGGAAAGACCGTGCTCTGCGATCGTTACTTACTGGCGAATATTGCTTACCAGGGCTATGCGTCTGGGCTCGATTTGGAAGATGTCCGCGGCGTGGGCAAGGTCGCAGTCGATCACGTGATGCCTGATTTGACCATCCTTCTCGATTTGCCCGAAGACGTGGCGTTCCCCCGATTAGGTAAAAACCTTGATCGCATGGAAGCCAAAGGGGTAGCGTTCATGCATCGGGTTCGGGAAGGTTTTCTGAAGGAAGCCGAGGTCTATCCGCACGTTGCGGTAGTCGATGCAGCACAGCCAATTGAAACGATCCAAACGGCCATCCGCGAGGCGGTGATCCAACGACTGGAGGAGATGGCTCGATGA
- a CDS encoding helix-turn-helix transcriptional regulator — MNLAKIQRLLKLLQLLQGGRPQNVNSMADACGVSRRTIFRDLETLRAAGVPLAFDAEGGRFHIPETYFLAPTNLSSEEALSVMVLCHELGDGTGLPYYSSARRAATKLENSLPEHMKRQLREISNSVEIKLNPVNQPEEAQSAYQTLVDASGHRHNVRIQYRSIFDGDVIQTKLSPYKLLFSRHSWYVIGRSSIHRAVRTFKVNRIEQITTLDDTFEIPQNFQVDRFLRNAWHMIPEPGPDQQIIVRFDPLVAQNVAEVQWHKTQQIHWNDDGSIDYEVTVSGIREISWWILGYGSRAKVIQPQSLRQLIADHARKILENYGA, encoded by the coding sequence ATGAATCTGGCCAAAATCCAACGCCTGCTAAAACTGCTGCAACTGCTTCAGGGTGGCAGGCCGCAAAACGTTAATTCAATGGCCGATGCGTGCGGTGTTAGCCGGCGCACCATCTTTCGAGATCTAGAAACATTGCGAGCGGCCGGCGTGCCGCTCGCTTTCGATGCAGAAGGGGGCAGGTTCCATATTCCAGAAACCTATTTCCTGGCTCCCACGAACTTGAGTTCAGAGGAAGCACTCTCGGTCATGGTGCTTTGTCATGAACTGGGAGACGGCACTGGCTTGCCGTATTATTCTTCCGCTCGACGGGCAGCCACCAAGCTCGAGAACAGCTTGCCAGAACATATGAAGCGGCAACTGCGAGAAATCTCGAACTCCGTCGAGATTAAACTCAATCCCGTCAATCAACCGGAAGAAGCCCAGTCCGCTTATCAAACGCTCGTCGACGCCTCAGGCCATCGCCACAATGTGCGAATCCAATATCGCAGCATCTTCGATGGGGACGTGATTCAGACGAAGCTATCGCCGTACAAACTGCTGTTCAGTCGACACAGTTGGTACGTGATCGGTCGGAGTTCGATTCATCGTGCTGTGCGGACATTTAAAGTCAATCGCATCGAGCAGATCACCACCCTCGACGACACGTTTGAAATCCCGCAAAACTTCCAGGTTGATCGATTCCTGCGCAACGCCTGGCATATGATTCCTGAGCCAGGCCCCGATCAACAAATCATCGTGCGATTCGATCCGCTGGTCGCTCAGAACGTGGCCGAAGTACAGTGGCACAAGACACAACAAATCCATTGGAATGATGACGGCAGTATCGACTACGAAGTGACTGTCTCGGGCATTCGAGAAATCAGCTGGTGGATTCTTGGTTACGGAAGTCGAGCCAAAGTCATACAGCCACAATCGTTAAGACAGCTGATCGCCGATCATGCCCGCAAGATCCTTGAGAACTACGGTGCCTAG
- a CDS encoding TolC family protein produces the protein MKTQFHQAWMLVLIGTTIFTGCQPTQPFYFKESGDLSLYLDKATDIEYADVDHHRLSEVENAEAPFTISDPFEMDESKIWNLTLEEAVANSLKNSKAIRTAGGNAVFRVIPGTTLTSDAIPTSLTTRNDAVPTIYDPALVSTDPQFGVEAALSEFDAQLNANFNWDRVDRPQNFQTGNPFFVAQFGQNLFTGNVELTKKAATGTQWSLRQNNTYDYNNRTSLIYPSSWLANVEMEARHPLLRGSGVQVNRVNVMLARIREDVSLADFETNIRNLVSDVEEAYWQLYFAYHNLEAAKTGRDSALVTWRRVHSLMTNGAEGGEAEKEAQARQQYFEFRSRTESALRDLYKAEGSLRYFMGLAATDGRLVRPASEPTDAWVQFDWFEIHNEAMARSPELRRQSWRIKQREVELITARNQLLPQLDVVGLYRFLGLGDELISGNRSGRNFNQVGSKAWDVLTEGDYQEYTLGAQFSMPIGFRQELAGVRNVQLQIARAKAVMEDMELEVSHLLTDTIRDLDSNYSLVQSNLNRLIAADREVDSVQAAYDTGTVTLDLLLDAQRRRSDAQIAYFQSLVGYNIAIKDVHMRKGTLLDYNGVFLAEGPWPEKAYFDAQGHARRRSASHYMDYGYTRPAVISRGAVPQGSTGYGYTDEGTIIEEGTISEDGEEIPTPAKMPTSLDAVSLEPPAKTQMASSSPQSKSELDWNKLGLTKLVSEVRGSKSTPQPLSAAKPASRRVIESASHESGQNPTPAKTAATASGWQAAKR, from the coding sequence ATGAAAACCCAGTTCCATCAAGCCTGGATGCTTGTGCTCATTGGCACCACGATCTTTACGGGTTGCCAACCGACTCAGCCGTTTTACTTCAAAGAGTCGGGTGATTTGAGCCTCTATCTGGATAAGGCGACCGATATCGAATACGCCGATGTCGATCACCATCGCCTTTCCGAGGTAGAGAACGCAGAGGCTCCGTTCACGATCTCCGATCCATTCGAGATGGATGAATCGAAGATTTGGAACCTAACCCTCGAGGAAGCGGTCGCCAATTCTCTCAAGAACAGCAAAGCGATTCGTACCGCGGGTGGTAATGCCGTATTCCGTGTGATCCCCGGCACTACGCTTACCTCGGATGCGATCCCTACTTCGCTGACGACGCGTAACGACGCTGTTCCAACAATCTACGATCCGGCGTTGGTCTCGACCGACCCACAGTTCGGTGTCGAAGCAGCCTTGTCCGAGTTCGATGCTCAGTTGAACGCCAACTTCAACTGGGACCGAGTCGACCGCCCACAAAACTTTCAAACGGGCAACCCGTTCTTCGTCGCTCAGTTTGGCCAGAACCTGTTCACCGGCAACGTTGAATTGACCAAGAAGGCCGCCACCGGTACTCAGTGGTCGTTGCGACAAAACAATACCTACGACTACAACAACCGAACCAGCTTGATCTATCCAAGCTCGTGGTTGGCCAACGTGGAAATGGAAGCTCGCCATCCTCTGTTGCGAGGCAGCGGCGTCCAGGTCAATCGCGTGAATGTGATGCTTGCTCGAATCCGCGAAGACGTTAGCTTGGCTGACTTCGAGACCAATATCCGCAACCTGGTCAGCGACGTAGAAGAAGCTTACTGGCAACTCTACTTTGCTTACCACAACTTGGAAGCAGCCAAGACCGGTCGTGATAGTGCCCTGGTTACCTGGCGTCGCGTTCACTCGCTGATGACCAACGGTGCCGAAGGGGGTGAAGCGGAAAAGGAAGCTCAAGCTAGACAGCAATACTTCGAATTCCGCAGCCGTACCGAAAGTGCTCTGCGAGATCTATACAAAGCGGAAGGTAGCCTGCGTTACTTCATGGGCTTGGCAGCGACCGATGGACGTTTGGTTCGACCTGCTTCTGAACCAACCGATGCTTGGGTGCAATTTGATTGGTTCGAGATTCACAATGAAGCAATGGCCCGCAGTCCGGAACTTCGTCGTCAAAGCTGGCGAATCAAGCAACGTGAAGTCGAGTTGATCACCGCTCGTAATCAGTTGCTCCCCCAGTTGGACGTGGTGGGCTTGTACCGCTTCCTCGGCTTGGGTGACGAGTTGATCAGTGGGAATCGATCAGGCCGGAACTTTAACCAAGTCGGTAGCAAGGCCTGGGACGTGTTAACCGAGGGCGACTACCAGGAATATACCTTGGGTGCTCAGTTCTCGATGCCGATTGGCTTCCGCCAGGAACTGGCCGGTGTACGTAATGTTCAACTCCAAATCGCCAGAGCCAAAGCCGTGATGGAAGATATGGAGTTGGAAGTCTCACATCTTCTGACCGATACCATCCGTGACCTCGACTCGAACTACAGCCTGGTCCAATCGAACCTTAACCGTTTGATTGCCGCCGACCGCGAAGTCGACTCGGTTCAGGCCGCCTACGACACCGGTACCGTCACACTCGACTTGCTGCTGGACGCTCAACGCCGCCGCAGTGACGCCCAGATCGCTTACTTCCAATCTTTGGTTGGGTATAACATCGCAATCAAAGACGTTCATATGCGAAAGGGTACGCTGCTCGACTACAACGGAGTATTCCTGGCAGAAGGACCATGGCCAGAAAAGGCTTACTTCGACGCTCAAGGCCATGCCCGACGTCGCTCGGCCAGCCACTACATGGACTACGGTTACACTCGCCCTGCCGTCATCAGCCGAGGAGCCGTCCCTCAAGGTTCGACCGGCTACGGTTACACGGACGAAGGTACGATCATCGAAGAAGGCACTATCTCGGAAGACGGGGAAGAAATCCCTACGCCCGCCAAGATGCCAACCTCACTCGACGCTGTAAGCCTAGAGCCGCCAGCCAAGACCCAAATGGCCAGCAGTTCGCCCCAATCGAAATCGGAACTCGATTGGAATAAACTAGGGCTAACCAAATTGGTTTCTGAAGTCCGCGGATCGAAGAGCACGCCGCAGCCGCTATCGGCTGCCAAACCTGCTTCGCGACGCGTCATCGAGTCGGCATCGCATGAATCTGGCCAAAATCCAACGCCTGCTAAAACTGCTGCAACTGCTTCAGGGTGGCAGGCCGCAAAACGTTAA